A window from Photobacterium sp. DA100 encodes these proteins:
- a CDS encoding DUF1415 domain-containing protein, with translation MQNTKNQRVHQQVQQWLEQVVIGLNLCPFAAKPNRNQQIQIFISEAQSEDILLEEIYQQFQKLDRTPVDELETTLVVTPGLFDDFADYNQYLDLIDALVFQMGYQGIYQVASFHPDYCFHGTEPEDAENLTNRSPYPIFHLIREESMEKVLKHYPDPEGIPERNIERVEGLSSEEVRILFPFIK, from the coding sequence ATGCAAAATACAAAAAACCAACGAGTACATCAGCAAGTCCAACAGTGGCTGGAACAGGTCGTCATCGGGCTAAACCTCTGCCCTTTTGCAGCCAAGCCCAATCGCAACCAGCAAATCCAGATCTTCATCTCCGAGGCGCAAAGCGAAGATATTCTGTTGGAAGAGATCTACCAGCAGTTCCAGAAACTCGATCGAACTCCAGTAGACGAACTGGAAACCACCTTAGTCGTAACACCAGGCCTCTTCGATGACTTTGCAGACTATAACCAATACCTTGACCTTATTGATGCGCTGGTCTTCCAGATGGGTTACCAAGGTATCTACCAGGTTGCGAGCTTCCATCCTGACTATTGCTTCCATGGCACTGAGCCCGAAGACGCCGAGAACTTAACAAACCGCTCCCCTTACCCCATTTTTCACCTGATCCGTGAAGAGAGCATGGAAAAAGTGTTAAAACACTACCCTGATCCTGAAGGGATCCCGGAGCGCAATATCGAGCGCGTTGAGGGACTTTCATCAGAAGAAGTAAGAATCTTATTCCCTTTCATCAAGTAG
- the malG gene encoding maltose ABC transporter permease MalG, which produces MPMVQPKSLKYRVWATHIGLCLFLAATIFPLLMIVAISLREGNFASGELIPSNPTLDHWRLALGFSVTNSDGSVTPPPFPVLLWLWNTVKVAGITSIIIVALSTTSAYAFARMRFKGKSTILKGMMIFQMFPAVLALVALYALFDRLGQYIPFLGLNTHGGLIFSYLGGIALHVWTIKGYFETIDGSLEEAAALDGATPWQAFRLVLLPLSVPILAVVFILSFIGVVTEVPVASLLLTDVSNYTLAVGMQQYLYPQNYLWGDFAAAAVLSAIPITTVFLLAQKFLVGGLTAGGVKG; this is translated from the coding sequence ATGCCAATGGTTCAACCTAAGTCATTAAAATATCGGGTATGGGCAACACACATTGGATTGTGTTTGTTCCTGGCAGCAACGATTTTCCCGCTACTGATGATTGTTGCCATCTCCCTGCGTGAAGGTAACTTTGCAAGCGGTGAGTTGATCCCAAGTAACCCAACCCTAGATCACTGGCGACTGGCTCTAGGTTTCTCTGTGACTAACAGTGACGGTAGCGTGACACCGCCGCCATTCCCAGTACTACTGTGGTTGTGGAACACCGTGAAGGTGGCAGGTATTACTTCTATCATCATTGTCGCTCTGTCGACTACCAGTGCCTATGCGTTTGCCCGTATGCGCTTTAAAGGCAAGAGCACTATCCTGAAAGGGATGATGATTTTCCAGATGTTCCCTGCGGTACTAGCTCTGGTTGCGTTGTACGCCTTGTTTGACCGTCTAGGCCAGTACATCCCATTCTTGGGGCTAAACACACACGGTGGTCTGATTTTCTCTTACCTTGGTGGTATTGCCCTGCATGTTTGGACAATCAAAGGATACTTCGAAACCATTGATGGCTCACTGGAGGAAGCGGCAGCACTGGATGGTGCAACGCCTTGGCAGGCATTCCGCTTGGTTCTTCTGCCACTGTCGGTGCCGATTCTTGCGGTAGTATTTATCTTGTCGTTCATCGGTGTGGTGACTGAAGTACCAGTAGCCTCACTGCTACTGACGGATGTAAGCAACTATACGCTAGCGGTTGGTATGCAGCAGTACCTGTACCCGCAGAACTACCTATGGGGTGACTTTGCGGCGGCCGCAGTGCTATCAGCGATTCCAATTACGACTGTCTTCCTGCTGGCCCAGAAGTTCTTGGTCGGTGGTCTAACGGCAGGTGGTGTGAAAGGGTAA
- a CDS encoding exoribonuclease R: MERDYKLECLMTMPRHELEEFSLRVIGRMVPEDMMQEIFTFEQEEIDSEDRMKSAQFDAMLRMTAIALGEVSAAFAESDNAHQNTVRMTRLILWHFYAMSFNLEEAVTLEQHCDQVEKLLVNAPKDAFGWIKVLTDLLHTYAELNEQRNG; encoded by the coding sequence ATGGAACGCGATTACAAACTAGAGTGCCTGATGACGATGCCACGCCATGAGCTGGAAGAATTCAGCTTACGGGTGATTGGCCGCATGGTGCCTGAAGATATGATGCAAGAAATCTTTACCTTTGAGCAGGAAGAGATCGACAGCGAAGATCGCATGAAGTCTGCACAGTTCGATGCCATGCTACGAATGACAGCCATCGCGCTTGGTGAAGTCAGCGCCGCGTTTGCCGAATCGGACAATGCCCACCAGAACACCGTGCGCATGACCCGCCTTATTCTCTGGCATTTCTACGCGATGTCATTCAACCTGGAAGAAGCCGTCACCCTGGAGCAGCATTGCGACCAGGTAGAAAAACTGTTGGTCAACGCGCCCAAAGACGCATTTGGCTGGATTAAAGTACTGACCGACTTGCTTCACACTTACGCTGAGCTCAACGAGCAGCGTAACGGCTAA
- a CDS encoding exoribonuclease II, producing MFQDNPLLAQLKKQIQETLPKKEGSIKATDRGFGFLEVDSKESFFIPPNYMKNVMHGDRVMAVIRTEKEREVAEPQELIEQFITRFIGRVKLIRDRLHVVPDHPQLKDAIKARPVKGLNPELLKEGDWVVANMTRHPLVGDNKTFFCEIKEKITDSNDKIAPWWVTLARHDLPNAEPAPQESWSMLEEGLERQDLTELPFITIDGDSTKDMDDAIYTVAKEDGSFEITIAIADPTSYIEVGDKMDKEARERGFTIYLPGRNIPMLPRELSDELCSLLENEKRPALCCRVSIDSSGVIQDDIHFFAAWIKSQGRLAYDNVSDLLEHGACENWAPNEIIFEQIKALHGFANARSDWRAANAVVFPDRPDYRFELSEDNDVIAIHTDPRRTANRMIEEAMITANICAGRVLQEKFGFGVYNYHNGFNPEKLDTAMDFLTNAEAPFEKEQLLTLEGFSALRRWLNAQDTTYLDNRLRKFQAYSEVGNTPAAHYAMGLDVYATWTSPIRKYGDMINHRLLKAVISGQEPSQTPDDSVGEEIAIHRRNHRMAERDVADWLYVRLLKDAVKDATVFTAEIFDINRAGMRVRLLENGAAAFIPAPLILDNKERIECNGELGIVNIDKIKEYQLGDQLEVTIAEVRSATRQLVAKPVKQFPAPEAEKAPAESAEA from the coding sequence ATGTTTCAAGATAATCCTTTACTAGCACAGCTTAAAAAACAAATTCAGGAAACACTTCCTAAAAAAGAAGGCAGCATCAAAGCGACTGACCGTGGTTTTGGCTTTCTCGAAGTCGACAGCAAAGAGAGCTTCTTCATTCCACCTAACTATATGAAGAACGTCATGCACGGTGACCGTGTAATGGCTGTTATTCGTACCGAGAAGGAACGTGAAGTTGCCGAGCCGCAGGAACTGATTGAGCAGTTCATCACTCGCTTTATCGGCCGAGTGAAGCTCATTCGTGACCGCCTGCATGTCGTTCCCGATCACCCACAGCTAAAAGATGCTATTAAAGCACGCCCTGTCAAAGGTCTTAATCCTGAATTGCTGAAAGAAGGCGATTGGGTTGTTGCCAACATGACACGCCACCCGCTGGTTGGTGACAACAAGACTTTCTTCTGCGAGATCAAAGAAAAGATCACTGATAGCAACGACAAAATTGCCCCTTGGTGGGTCACACTGGCTCGTCACGACCTGCCAAATGCGGAACCTGCGCCGCAGGAAAGCTGGTCAATGCTTGAGGAAGGTTTGGAGCGTCAAGATCTGACCGAGCTGCCTTTCATCACTATCGATGGTGATTCAACCAAAGATATGGACGACGCTATCTACACCGTAGCCAAGGAAGACGGTAGCTTTGAAATCACGATCGCCATTGCCGATCCTACTTCCTACATTGAAGTTGGCGACAAGATGGATAAAGAAGCACGTGAGCGTGGCTTTACCATCTACCTGCCAGGCCGTAATATTCCAATGCTGCCACGTGAGCTCAGTGACGAGCTTTGTTCGTTGCTGGAAAACGAAAAACGCCCTGCCCTTTGCTGCCGTGTCAGCATCGACAGCAGCGGTGTTATCCAAGACGATATTCATTTCTTTGCCGCTTGGATCAAATCGCAGGGCCGTTTGGCTTACGACAATGTCTCTGATCTGCTTGAACACGGTGCTTGTGAAAACTGGGCGCCAAACGAAATCATCTTTGAGCAAATCAAGGCCCTTCACGGTTTTGCTAATGCGCGCAGCGACTGGCGTGCTGCCAACGCGGTGGTATTCCCGGACCGTCCAGACTACCGTTTCGAACTGAGTGAAGATAACGATGTTATCGCCATCCATACCGATCCTCGTCGTACAGCAAATCGTATGATCGAAGAAGCGATGATCACAGCGAATATTTGTGCTGGCCGCGTACTGCAAGAAAAGTTCGGATTCGGTGTTTACAACTATCACAACGGTTTTAATCCAGAAAAATTGGATACCGCGATGGACTTCCTGACCAATGCCGAAGCACCGTTTGAAAAAGAACAACTGCTGACGCTTGAAGGTTTCAGTGCACTGCGCCGTTGGTTGAACGCCCAGGACACGACATACCTAGACAACCGTCTACGTAAATTCCAAGCGTACAGTGAAGTAGGTAACACACCGGCAGCTCACTACGCGATGGGCCTTGATGTCTACGCGACCTGGACATCACCTATCCGTAAGTATGGTGACATGATCAACCACCGCCTACTGAAAGCAGTAATCTCAGGCCAAGAGCCTAGCCAAACGCCGGACGATAGCGTGGGCGAAGAGATCGCGATCCACCGCCGCAACCACCGTATGGCCGAGCGTGATGTTGCCGATTGGCTATATGTTCGCCTGCTAAAAGATGCCGTCAAAGACGCAACGGTGTTTACTGCAGAGATTTTCGATATCAACCGTGCCGGTATGCGTGTTCGCCTGCTAGAGAATGGCGCAGCCGCATTTATCCCTGCTCCTCTTATCCTCGACAACAAAGAGCGTATTGAGTGCAACGGCGAGCTAGGTATCGTCAACATCGACAAGATAAAAGAGTACCAGCTTGGCGACCAGCTTGAAGTAACCATTGCTGAAGTCCGTTCTGCGACACGCCAGCTCGTTGCTAAGCCAGTCAAGCAGTTCCCGGCACCGGAAGCAGAGAAAGCACCAGCAGAGTCTGCTGAAGCCTAA
- a CDS encoding GGDEF domain-containing protein: MQLFSPPIWRNAISRFGYPILLAFIVLEGLHHASPLSPLNEALVKTLPYILLPVAVFLGELFNQSRTSLAAILLLCSYHIIQTWLQSPLSIPSTKLAYTLLAVALPLNLLWIHRLPERRLVTRSNIYFLVAALLQFIAATFLVNYLANFDLTLIWQHYLVSFPLISKLPVAIILLFVASLTLHSMLVLKRNQPHDHALFIGTLFSALTFTFFQYNMISSVAYSVSSLLLLTNLISCSHELAYIDQLTGIPGRRSLDTELKHLGRTYSIAMIDIDHFKMFNDTYGHNTGDDVLRLVASILAKQSNNAKVYRYGGEEFTIIFKGRTQEASLRFLEQVRKQVESYPLNVLDHPTSDSSDDSQKLYTHITVSIGVSDNHKMDSPYSVLKAADLALYRAKSNGRNQVCQRLHI, translated from the coding sequence ATGCAACTATTTTCACCCCCTATCTGGCGAAATGCTATTTCCCGATTTGGCTACCCCATCCTTTTGGCATTTATTGTGCTAGAAGGGTTGCATCATGCTTCACCCCTCTCTCCGCTGAATGAGGCGCTAGTCAAAACTCTACCATACATACTATTACCTGTTGCCGTCTTCCTTGGGGAGCTATTTAACCAATCGCGAACGTCATTGGCAGCAATATTATTACTATGTAGCTATCACATCATACAAACTTGGCTACAATCACCACTATCAATTCCGAGTACCAAACTAGCTTATACCTTACTTGCTGTCGCTCTTCCCTTGAATTTACTGTGGATTCATAGGTTGCCGGAACGCCGCTTGGTCACCCGCTCAAATATCTATTTTTTAGTTGCTGCTCTCTTACAGTTCATCGCCGCTACATTTCTCGTTAACTACTTAGCAAACTTTGACCTAACCCTGATATGGCAGCACTACTTAGTCAGCTTTCCACTCATATCAAAGCTGCCTGTTGCCATCATCTTACTGTTTGTGGCATCACTAACTTTGCATTCCATGCTGGTGTTAAAACGTAACCAACCCCATGATCACGCATTATTTATCGGTACGCTTTTTTCTGCGCTGACCTTCACCTTCTTTCAGTACAACATGATTTCGAGTGTTGCCTACTCGGTGTCATCTCTATTACTACTAACCAACCTTATCAGTTGCAGCCATGAGCTCGCCTACATTGATCAATTAACAGGAATTCCTGGTCGACGCTCGCTGGATACGGAACTGAAACATCTCGGGCGCACCTATTCTATTGCAATGATCGACATAGACCACTTTAAGATGTTCAATGACACTTATGGCCATAATACAGGAGACGATGTGTTACGCCTTGTCGCCAGCATCCTTGCCAAACAATCGAACAATGCCAAGGTCTATCGATACGGCGGTGAAGAGTTCACCATTATCTTCAAAGGCAGGACTCAAGAAGCCAGCTTGAGGTTTTTAGAGCAAGTACGCAAACAGGTTGAGAGCTATCCATTAAACGTTTTGGATCATCCCACAAGCGATAGTTCGGATGATAGCCAAAAATTATACACCCATATTACCGTCAGTATCGGTGTATCTGATAACCACAAAATGGATAGCCCTTACTCAGTATTGAAAGCCGCTGATCTGGCGCTGTATCGAGCCAAGTCCAATGGCAGAAACCAGGTTTGCCAGCGACTCCACATCTAG
- the malF gene encoding maltose ABC transporter permease MalF yields MQSVQGAELLDSPQESSKLNYRKWLKWSLLGMIGTVNGYATVLMYAQGEIPFALLTVVLTALALYIFGSKKTYAHRYIYPGIAGMIIFIIFPLIYTVGLAFTNYSASNQLSLERAQNVLQQRSFLSGESYGFDLYKVENGHQLIIKSNGDLLASEVFDISNPPAEDFMNLHQVDAVQGEKEVIRTIVQNRANLNKVELEMPSGEHIRMSGLRKFAAETPLFTLQEDGESLLNNETNQLFKPNYEIGFYQPVDANGEFVEKPISPGFVVGVGAANFERVLTDDGIKEPFVGIFIWTVVFAFLAVALTLALGMILAVIVQWEPLKFSGVYRVLLILPYAVPSFISILIFKGLFNQSFGEINMLLEAMFGIKPSWFSDPVMARVMVVLVNTWLGFPYMMILCMGLLKSIPEDLYEASAIDGAGPIQNFFNITLPMLIKPLTPLLIASFAFNFNNFVMIQLLTSGGPNMVGTSEPAGYTDLLVSYTYRIAFEGGGGQDFGLAGAIATVIFLLVGGMALLNLKFTNTKLEQD; encoded by the coding sequence ATGCAGTCAGTTCAAGGTGCAGAACTTCTAGATTCGCCTCAGGAAAGTTCGAAATTAAATTATCGTAAGTGGCTTAAGTGGTCACTACTAGGCATGATCGGTACGGTTAACGGTTATGCTACTGTCTTAATGTACGCTCAGGGTGAAATTCCCTTCGCGCTTCTTACCGTTGTTCTCACAGCTCTTGCTCTTTATATTTTTGGTAGTAAGAAAACCTACGCCCATCGCTATATCTATCCTGGTATCGCCGGGATGATTATTTTCATTATCTTCCCACTGATTTATACGGTCGGGTTGGCATTTACTAACTACAGTGCCTCCAACCAGTTGTCTCTAGAGCGTGCGCAGAATGTTCTGCAGCAACGATCTTTCTTGTCAGGGGAAAGCTACGGTTTCGATTTGTACAAGGTTGAAAACGGTCACCAGCTAATCATTAAATCCAATGGTGATCTCTTGGCTTCGGAAGTGTTCGATATTTCCAACCCGCCTGCTGAAGACTTCATGAATCTGCATCAGGTTGATGCGGTGCAGGGCGAGAAAGAAGTTATCCGTACTATCGTGCAAAACCGTGCAAACCTAAACAAGGTTGAACTGGAGATGCCAAGCGGTGAGCACATTCGTATGAGTGGCCTGCGTAAATTCGCGGCTGAAACACCGCTGTTTACTTTGCAGGAAGATGGCGAGTCACTACTGAACAACGAGACCAATCAGCTGTTCAAGCCAAACTATGAGATTGGCTTCTACCAGCCTGTTGATGCCAATGGTGAGTTCGTCGAAAAACCAATTTCACCTGGATTCGTCGTCGGCGTCGGTGCCGCTAATTTCGAACGTGTATTGACTGACGACGGCATCAAGGAGCCATTTGTTGGTATCTTCATCTGGACGGTTGTGTTTGCCTTCCTCGCCGTAGCTTTGACTCTTGCTCTGGGTATGATCCTTGCTGTTATCGTACAGTGGGAACCACTAAAATTCAGTGGTGTATACCGTGTGTTGCTTATCCTTCCGTATGCGGTACCGTCATTTATCTCGATTCTGATTTTCAAGGGTTTGTTCAACCAGAGCTTCGGTGAGATAAACATGTTGCTTGAAGCCATGTTCGGGATCAAGCCATCGTGGTTCTCAGACCCGGTCATGGCCCGAGTGATGGTGGTCTTGGTAAATACCTGGCTTGGTTTCCCTTACATGATGATCCTATGTATGGGCCTATTGAAGTCGATTCCTGAAGATTTGTACGAAGCGTCTGCCATTGATGGTGCAGGTCCAATCCAGAACTTCTTCAACATCACGCTACCAATGTTGATTAAACCGCTAACACCGCTACTGATTGCAAGTTTCGCGTTTAACTTCAACAACTTTGTAATGATTCAGCTATTGACCTCTGGTGGTCCGAATATGGTCGGTACGTCAGAGCCAGCAGGTTACACTGACTTGCTAGTAAGTTATACCTACCGTATCGCGTTTGAAGGTGGCGGTGGCCAGGACTTCGGTCTAGCCGGTGCTATCGCAACAGTTATCTTCCTATTGGTCGGTGGTATGGCACTACTTAACCTGAAATTTACCAACACTAAGCTTGAGCAGGACTAA
- a CDS encoding DEAD/DEAH box helicase, with the protein MQESVTEFRQLDLADTLLSALDSMGFVAPTPIQAASIPLLLTGTDALGKAQTGTGKTAAFSLPLLNKLDLGQHKPQAIVMAPTRELAIQVAAEIKTLGQNVKGLKVLEIYGGASIVDQMRALKSGAHIVVGTPGRVKDLITRDRLHLDEVHTFVLDEADEMLKMGFVDDVTWIMEQAPETAQRVLFSATMPPMVKEIVDRFLREPARIDVAGENRTVSQVEQQFWVVKGVEKDEAMMRLLETEDTDASIVFVRTRQDTERLADWLSARGFKAAALHGDIPQSLRERTVDHIKKGVIDILVATDVVARGLDVPRITHVFNYDIPFDVESYIHRIGRTGRAGRNGKAILLVRTNQIRMLRTIERVTKSRMEEIQLPLRDAVAEARLNRLGQELEAQKEEASLEAFVELVEKLQETIEVDASTLAAMLLKRQQGNRPLFYKGPDPMIAAIERDKQRRERRRDDRGGERGERGERRERRSFNTADWDTYQLQVGREQGVQVKDIVGAIANELGLSKEFIGAIKLAPEHTYVQLPKKMTSEVAAQLKKLRIRQNEAKAVVVADDVLREHRRGGRDGNRGGYRGNRDGNREGNREGFRPRRDGERRFDRNRGGDNRGSFRGERNHGAPRRDRKPRFED; encoded by the coding sequence ATGCAAGAATCTGTTACAGAATTTCGCCAGTTAGACCTGGCCGACACACTACTATCCGCACTAGACTCAATGGGCTTCGTTGCGCCGACTCCTATCCAGGCGGCGTCTATTCCTCTTCTACTTACTGGTACTGATGCACTTGGTAAAGCGCAAACTGGTACAGGTAAAACAGCGGCATTCTCACTGCCTCTGCTAAACAAACTAGATCTTGGCCAGCACAAGCCTCAGGCTATTGTTATGGCTCCGACTCGTGAACTAGCGATTCAGGTAGCAGCTGAAATCAAGACTCTAGGTCAGAACGTTAAGGGTCTGAAAGTTCTAGAGATTTACGGTGGTGCTTCTATCGTTGATCAAATGCGTGCCCTTAAGAGCGGTGCCCACATTGTTGTTGGTACTCCTGGCCGTGTTAAAGACCTTATCACGCGTGATCGTCTACACCTTGATGAAGTACACACGTTTGTACTTGATGAAGCAGACGAAATGCTGAAAATGGGCTTCGTTGACGACGTTACTTGGATCATGGAGCAAGCGCCAGAAACAGCACAGCGTGTTCTGTTCTCTGCAACTATGCCGCCAATGGTTAAAGAAATCGTTGACCGTTTCCTGCGTGAACCTGCGCGTATCGACGTTGCTGGTGAAAACCGTACTGTATCTCAGGTTGAGCAGCAGTTCTGGGTTGTTAAAGGCGTAGAGAAAGACGAAGCAATGATGCGTCTTCTTGAAACTGAAGATACTGATGCGTCTATCGTATTCGTACGTACTCGTCAGGATACCGAGCGTCTGGCTGACTGGCTATCTGCACGCGGCTTCAAAGCTGCTGCTCTTCACGGTGATATTCCTCAGTCTCTACGTGAGCGTACGGTTGATCACATCAAGAAAGGTGTTATCGATATCCTAGTAGCAACTGACGTTGTTGCTCGTGGTCTTGATGTTCCGCGTATTACGCACGTATTTAACTACGACATCCCATTCGATGTTGAGTCATACATCCACCGTATCGGTCGTACTGGCCGTGCTGGTCGTAACGGTAAAGCGATCCTATTGGTTCGTACTAACCAGATCCGCATGCTGCGTACAATCGAGCGTGTTACTAAGTCTCGTATGGAAGAAATCCAGCTTCCTCTACGTGACGCTGTTGCTGAAGCACGTCTGAACCGTTTGGGTCAGGAACTAGAAGCACAGAAAGAAGAAGCAAGCCTAGAAGCTTTCGTTGAGCTGGTAGAGAAGCTACAAGAAACAATTGAAGTTGATGCTTCAACACTTGCCGCTATGCTGCTTAAGCGCCAGCAGGGTAACCGTCCTCTGTTCTACAAAGGTCCGGACCCAATGATTGCTGCTATCGAGCGTGACAAGCAGCGTCGTGAGCGTCGCCGTGATGACCGTGGCGGTGAACGCGGTGAGCGTGGCGAACGCCGTGAGCGTCGTAGCTTCAACACTGCTGACTGGGATACTTACCAGCTACAGGTTGGCCGTGAGCAAGGCGTTCAGGTTAAAGATATCGTTGGCGCAATCGCAAACGAACTGGGCCTAAGCAAAGAGTTCATCGGTGCGATTAAGTTGGCTCCAGAGCACACTTATGTTCAGCTTCCTAAGAAGATGACCAGCGAAGTGGCTGCACAGCTTAAGAAACTACGCATTCGCCAGAACGAAGCGAAAGCCGTAGTTGTTGCTGACGATGTACTTCGCGAGCACCGCCGTGGCGGCCGTGATGGCAACCGTGGTGGCTACCGTGGTAACCGCGATGGCAACCGTGAAGGTAACCGCGAAGGCTTCCGCCCACGTCGTGACGGCGAGCGTCGTTTCGATCGCAACCGTGGTGGTGATAACCGTGGTAGCTTCCGTGGTGAGCGTAACCATGGCGCACCTCGCCGCGACCGTAAGCCTCGCTTCGAAGATTAA
- a CDS encoding phospho-sugar mutase: MQPEVSTWLARDPDPVTRKELQKLVDANNQSELAERFASRLAFGTAGLRGIVGAGPNRMNRLVIQETALGLGKYLQQVEPQSAIKGVVIGYDGRPDSRQFAHDAAAMLTFLGIKVFLTDNVAPTPVVAFGVRHLNAAAGVVVTASHNPPAYNGFKVYWGNGAQIIPPHDSGIAGQIDIAAAEPLPQHSVEDGEREGLLVWLNDDFYTEYRKALNNSPLLSNHHQPEALSLAYTAMHGVGAELAESLLADAGFSKVYSVAAQREPDGTFPTVNFPNPEEPGAMDLVIAEADKHQAMLACANDPDADRFAVAVRTEEGEYQMLTGDQVGVLLGHYLLTHAAPTQNLVGTTIVSSTLLKKIAESVDAVFYQTLTGFKWLTNVAMDKQTADSQFLFAYEEALGYTVGNTVWDKDGLSALVAFAQLAAELAAKGKTVWDQLESIYREHGLYINAQRSIALQPGSPPVGDSLRATPPTHIAGRGVAIIDDLKLSQRIHADGRIEEIDLPPSDVLIYHLDDGSRVVVRPSGTEPKLKCYYEVVEAMSHEDCFSHVQQHAQQAMDDLIRKHQASLE, translated from the coding sequence ATGCAACCAGAAGTCTCAACATGGTTAGCACGGGATCCTGATCCGGTTACACGCAAAGAACTTCAAAAACTCGTTGATGCTAATAACCAATCGGAGTTGGCTGAGCGGTTTGCTTCGCGTTTGGCCTTCGGTACTGCTGGGCTGCGCGGGATCGTTGGAGCCGGACCAAATCGGATGAACCGGCTGGTTATTCAAGAAACGGCATTGGGGCTAGGTAAGTACCTGCAGCAGGTTGAGCCGCAGTCTGCCATCAAGGGTGTGGTCATTGGCTATGATGGCCGTCCGGATTCACGTCAGTTTGCTCACGATGCAGCGGCAATGCTGACGTTTTTGGGGATCAAGGTTTTCCTGACCGATAATGTGGCTCCGACCCCCGTCGTCGCCTTTGGCGTGCGTCACCTCAATGCAGCAGCAGGCGTGGTCGTCACTGCTAGTCATAACCCACCGGCGTATAACGGGTTCAAGGTATACTGGGGCAATGGCGCCCAAATTATCCCCCCCCACGACTCGGGTATAGCCGGTCAAATTGATATCGCCGCTGCAGAGCCGTTACCGCAACACTCGGTAGAGGATGGAGAGCGGGAAGGGCTGCTGGTCTGGTTAAATGATGATTTCTATACCGAATACCGCAAGGCGCTAAATAATAGCCCGCTGTTGTCAAATCATCATCAGCCTGAGGCACTGAGTCTTGCCTACACCGCAATGCACGGCGTCGGTGCGGAGCTGGCCGAATCACTGTTGGCCGATGCCGGATTCAGCAAAGTTTACAGTGTGGCCGCTCAGCGCGAGCCCGATGGGACATTTCCCACTGTCAATTTCCCTAACCCGGAAGAGCCGGGGGCAATGGATCTTGTGATTGCAGAAGCCGATAAGCATCAAGCCATGTTGGCCTGTGCCAATGATCCCGATGCCGACCGCTTTGCCGTCGCGGTGAGAACGGAGGAAGGGGAATACCAAATGCTGACCGGGGATCAGGTCGGTGTCTTGCTGGGGCATTATTTGCTGACCCATGCTGCCCCGACCCAAAATTTGGTTGGTACCACCATTGTTTCTTCCACCTTGCTTAAGAAAATCGCCGAGTCGGTGGATGCCGTGTTCTACCAAACGTTGACCGGGTTCAAGTGGTTGACCAACGTAGCAATGGACAAGCAAACCGCAGACAGTCAATTTCTTTTCGCCTATGAGGAAGCGTTAGGCTACACCGTCGGTAATACTGTGTGGGATAAAGACGGATTGTCTGCCCTGGTAGCGTTTGCCCAGTTAGCAGCAGAGCTTGCGGCAAAAGGAAAAACGGTATGGGACCAGCTTGAGTCTATCTACAGGGAACACGGCCTGTATATCAATGCCCAGCGAAGTATTGCCTTGCAACCGGGGTCGCCACCGGTAGGTGACAGTTTGCGCGCAACGCCTCCAACCCATATTGCCGGAAGGGGGGTGGCCATTATTGATGATTTGAAACTGTCGCAGCGTATTCATGCCGATGGGCGGATTGAGGAGATAGACTTACCGCCGAGTGATGTGTTGATTTATCACCTCGATGATGGTTCCCGGGTGGTGGTCAGGCCATCAGGAACAGAGCCTAAGCTCAAGTGCTATTACGAAGTGGTTGAAGCGATGAGCCACGAAGATTGTTTCAGCCATGTTCAGCAGCATGCCCAACAGGCAATGGATGATTTGATCCGTAAGCATCAAGCTTCACTGGAATAA